In the genome of Sardina pilchardus chromosome 14, fSarPil1.1, whole genome shotgun sequence, one region contains:
- the LOC134101149 gene encoding heat shock protein beta-1-like, protein MGDENKMMPRPLFLREDHFHDWAMPSRLFNRELEFPPFLDKRDLNWLEWAQKRLAGTSWPGYRHGPVISPPGSHPSTRAQSQVTEGTSELVIGQGTWRVSLDINQFTPEDITVRTKDGYLEITGKHEERQDAHGLVSRCFNRKYRLPAEVDTENIACSVSPGGVLSVEAPLPASGTRRVEEIVIPIQIQQQ, encoded by the exons ATGGGCGACGAAAATAAGATGATGCCGCGTCCGCTTTTTCTGCGCGAGGACCACTTCCACGACTGGGCGATGCCGAGCCGTCTCTTCAACAGAGAGCTTGAGTTTCCACCTTTCCTGGACAAGAGGGATCTAAACTGGCTGGAGTGGGCGCAGAAGAGGCTGGCGGGGACCTCCTGGCCTGGGTACAGACACGGTCCTGTCATATCGCCTCCGGGATCACACCCGAGCACCAGGGCTCAGTCACAAGTAACCGAGGGAACCTCAGAACTGGTCATTGGCCAAGGGACCTGGAGAGTGTCTCTGGACATCAATCAGTTCACCCCTGAGGACATCACAGTCAGGACAAAGGACGGCTACCTAGAAATAACAG GTAAACACGAGGAGAGGCAAGATGCACATGGACTGGTTTCACGGTGCTTCAATAGGAAATACAG ACTGCCAGCTGAAGTGGACACAGAAAACATTGCCTGCTCCGTGTCACCAGGGGGCGTCCTCTCAGTGGAAGCACCACTGCCAGCCTCTGGCACCAGACGTGTAGAAGAAATCGTCATCCCTATTCAGATCCAGCAACAATAG